Proteins encoded together in one Salvelinus namaycush isolate Seneca chromosome 26, SaNama_1.0, whole genome shotgun sequence window:
- the LOC120021054 gene encoding extensin-1-like, which yields MYSSTSLDQNPPPPPVSYSSTSLGQNPPPPPVSYSSTSLDQNPPPPPVSYSSTSLDQNPPPPHVSYSSTSLDQNPPPPPVSYSSTSLGQDPPPPHVSYSSTSLDQNPPPPPVSYSSTSLDQNPPPPPVSYSSTSLDQNPPPPPVSYSSTSLDQNPPPPPVSYSSTSLGQNPPPPPVSYSSTSLDQNPPPPPVSYSSTSLGQNPPPPPVSYSSTSLDQNPPPPHVSYSSTSLGQNPPPQPVSYSSTSLDQNPPPPPVSYSSTSLDQNPPPPPVSYSSTSLGQDPPPPHVSYSSTSLDQNPPPQPVSYSSTSLGQDPPPPPVSYSSTSLDQNPPPPPVSYSSTSLGQNPPPPPVSYSSTSLDQDSPPPPVSYSSTSLDQNPPPPPVSYSSTSLDQNPPPPHVSYSSTSLGQNPPPPPVSYSSTSLDQNPPPPHVSYSSTSLDQDPPPPPVSYSSTSLDQNPPPPPVSYSSTSLDQNPPPPPVSYSSTSLDQDPPPPHVSYSSTSLDQNPPPPPVSYSSTSLDQDPPPPPVSYSSTSLGQDPPPPPVSYSSTSLGQDPPPPHVSYSSTSLGQNPPPPHVSYSSTSLGQDPPPPPVSYSSTSLGQDPSLPAWAMPLSTGLGHAPLYRPGPCPSLPAWAMPLSIGLGHAPLYRPGPCPSLPAWTMLLSTGLDHVPLC from the coding sequence ATGTATAGTTCCACCAGCCTGGACCAGaacccccctcctccacctgtctcctatAGTTCTACCAGCCTGGGCCAGaacccccctcctccacctgtctcctatAGTTCCACCAGCCTGGACCAGaacccccctcctccacctgtctcctatAGTTCTACCAGCCTGGACCAGAACCCCCCTCCTCCACATGTCTCCTATAGTTCTACCAGCCTGGACCAGaacccccctcctccacctgtctcctatAGTTCTACCAGCCTGGGCCAGGACCCCCCTCCTCCACATGTCTCCTATAGTTCTACCAGCCTGGACCAGaacccccctcctccacctgtctcctatAGTTCTACCAGCCTGGACCAGaacccccctcctccacctgtctcctatAGTTCTACCAGCCTGGACCAGaacccccctcctccacctgtctcctatAGTTCTACCAGCCTGGACCAGaacccccctcctccacctgtctcctatAGTTCTACCAGCCTGGGCCAGaacccccctcctccacctgtctcctatAGTTCCACCAGCCTGGACCAGaacccccctcctccacctgtctcctatAGTTCTACCAGCCTGGGCCAGaacccccctcctccacctgtctcctatAGTTCTACCAGCCTGGACCAGAACCCCCCTCCTCCACATGTCTCCTATAGTTCTACCAGCCTGGGCCAGAACCCCCCTCCTCAACCTGTCTCCTATAGTTCTACCAGCCTGGACCAGaacccccctcctccacctgtctcctatAGTTCTACCAGCCTGGACCAGaacccccctcctccacctgtctcctatAGTTCTACCAGCCTGGGCCAGGACCCCCCTCCTCCACATGTCTCCTATAGTTCTACCAGCCTGGaccagaacccccctcctcaACCTGTCTCCTATAGTTCTACCAGCCTGGGCCAGgacccccctcctccacctgtctcctatAGTTCTACCAGCCTGGACCAGaacccccctcctccacctgtctcctatAGTTCTACCAGCCTGGGCCAGaacccccctcctccacctgtctcctatAGTTCTACCAGCCTGGACCAGGATTCccctcctccacctgtctcctatAGTTCTACCAGCCTGGACCAGaacccccctcctccacctgtctcctatAGTTCTACCAGCCTGGACCAGAACCCCCCTCCTCCACATGTCTCCTATAGTTCTACCAGCCTGGGCCAGaacccccctcctccacctgtctcctatAGTTCTACCAGCCTGGACCAGAACCCCCCTCCTCCACATGTCTCCTATAGTTCTACCAGCCTGGACCAGgacccccctcctccacctgtctcctatAGTTCTACCAGCCTGGACCAGaacccccctcctccacctgtctcctatAGTTCTACCAGCCTGGACCAGaacccccctcctccacctgtctcctatAGTTCTACCAGCCTGGACCAGGACCCCCCTCCTCCACATGTCTCCTATAGTTCTACCAGCCTGGACCAGaacccccctcctccacctgtctcctatAGTTCTACCAGCCTGGACCAGgacccccctcctccacctgtctcctatAGTTCTACCAGCCTGGGCCAGgacccccctcctccacctgtctcctatAGTTCTACCAGCCTGGGCCAGGACCCCCCTCCTCCACATGTCTCCTATAGTTCTACCAGCCTGGGCCAGAACCCCCCTCCTCCACATGTCTCCTATAGTTCTACCAGCCTGGGCCAGgacccccctcctccacctgtctcctatAGTTCTACCAGCCTGGGCCAGGATCCCTCTCTACCGGCCTGGGCCATGCCCCTCTCTACCGGCCTGGGCCATGCCCCTCTCTACCGGCCTGGGCCATGCCCCTCTCTACCGGCCTGGGCCATGCCCCTCTCTATCGGCCTGGGCCATGCCCCTCTCTACCGGCCTGGGCCATGCCCCTCTCTACCTGCCTGGACCATGCTTCTCTCTACCGGCCTGGACCATGTCCCTCTCTGCTAG